Proteins from one Juglans microcarpa x Juglans regia isolate MS1-56 chromosome 1S, Jm3101_v1.0, whole genome shotgun sequence genomic window:
- the LOC121247610 gene encoding LOW QUALITY PROTEIN: UDP-D-xylose:L-fucose alpha-1,3-D-xylosyltransferase MGP4-like (The sequence of the model RefSeq protein was modified relative to this genomic sequence to represent the inferred CDS: inserted 1 base in 1 codon), whose protein sequence is MMSTFLHQRPIHNPFSNHFLLSPRSNSTSQRPISIFNXTALLILLSLLVVLGVFLPWAGMPVFIFSTTRSPSLTKWRHYSLAQAASFVAKNGTVIVCAVSQPYLPFLNNWLISISRQKHQDKVLVIAEDYATLYKVNERWPGHAVLVPPAPDAQTAHKFGSQGFFNFTSRRPRHLLHILELGYNVMYNDVDMVWLADPFFYLQGNHDVYFTDDMAAVKPLQHSHDLPPPGNKGRTYICSCMIFLRPTTGAKLVMKKWIGELQEQPWSKAKKANDQPAFNWALNKTVGAVDLYLLPQAAFPTGGLYFKNQTWVQETKGKHVIIHNNYITGFEKKIKRFRDFGLWLVDDHALESPLGRL, encoded by the exons ATGATGTCGACGTTTTTGCACCAAAGGCCCATCCACAACCCGTTTTCGAATCACTTCCTATTGTCCCCTCGCTCTAACTCGACTTCCCAAAGACCCATTTCGATTTTCA CCACTGCCCTTCTCATTCTCTTGTCTCTGCTGGTTGTCCTCGGGGTCTTTTTGCCCTGGGCGGGCATGCCCGTCTTCATCTTCTCGACCACCAGATCACCTTCCCTTACCAAGTGGCGCCACTACTCGCTGGCACAAGCTGCTTCTTTTGTGGCCAAGAATGGCACCGTGATCGTTTGCGCCGTCAGCCAGCCTTACTTGCCCTTTCTTAACAACTGGTTGATTAGCATCTCCAGGCAAAAGCATCAAGATAAGGTCCTCGTGATTGCCGAGGACTACGCCACGCTCTATAAGGTGAACGAGCGGTGGCCCGGCCACGCCGTCCTCGTGCCTCCTGCCCCCGATGCACAAACTGCCCACAAGTTTGGTTCTCAG GGATTCTTCAATTTTACATCCCGAAGACCACGCCACTTACTACACATTTTGGAGCTTGGATATAATGTTATGTACAATGACGTTGATATGGTCTGGTTGGCTGATCCGTTCTTCTATTTGCAAGGAAATCACGATGTGTACTTTACAGATGATATGGCAGCA GTAAAGCCATTGCAACACTCTCATGATCTGCCACCACCGGGGAACAAGGGGCGCACTTACATATGTAGCTGTATGATCTTCCTTCGCCCAACTACTGGAGCAAAACTGGTTATGAAGAAGTGGATCGGGGAACTTCAAGAGCAGCCATGGTCCAAAGCAAAGAAGGCAAATGATCAGCCTGCTTTTAATTGGGCATTGAACAAAACTGTTGGAGCG GTAGATCTCTATTTGCTTCCCCAGGCAGCATTTCCAACTGGAGGATTATACTTCAAGAACCAGACATGGGTGCAGGAAACCAAGGGAAAGCATGTTATAATTCACAATAATTATATCACAGGTTTTGAGAAGAAGATAAAGCGCTTCCGTGACTTTGGCCTCTGGTTGGTTGATGATCATGCCCTCGAGTCCCCTCTAGGCAGACTATGA